From a single Centropristis striata isolate RG_2023a ecotype Rhode Island chromosome 14, C.striata_1.0, whole genome shotgun sequence genomic region:
- the edn2 gene encoding endothelin-2 — translation MMASFMCKTITLFIICIALQEGCGLPLSDGAELQNPHPHRVRTKRCSCNSWDDKECIYFCHLDIIWINTPSKLLPYGLGSPPSRRRRRSTERCTCLNPADKTCSGFCYKSSENPKTDGVRPLVDSPSTNRNKLLASIRSVIKSNIAKKKNSSSRENPAGVKRLRSRTRK, via the exons ATGATGGCTTCCTTCATGTGCAAGACCATCACTTTGTTCATCATCTGCATCGCTCTGCAAGAGG gTTGTGGACTTCCCTTATCAGACGGGGCAGAGCTGCAGAATCCACATCCACACCGCGTCAGGACCAAACGCTGCTCCTGTAACAGCTGGGATGATAAAGAATGCATCTACTTCTGCCACCTGGATATCATCTGGATCAATACGCCAAG TAAACTCCTTCCTTATGGCCTTGGAAGTCCCCCatcccgccgccgccgccgttCAACCGAACGTTGCACATGCCTGAACCCAGCCGATAAAACCTGCTCTGGATTCTGCTATAAAAG CTCTGAGAACCCAAAGACTGATGGTGTGCGTCCATTGGTAGACTCTCCAAGCACAAACCGCAACAAGCTGCTGGCATCTATCAG ATCTGTGATCAAGTCCAACATtgcaaagaagaagaattcGTCATCGAGAGAGAACCCAGCTGGAGTGAAAAGGCTGAGGAGCAGAACCAGGAAGTAG